The DNA window AGGGCATACGATGATGTACCTGAGCGCGTATGGATCAATCCCCTTTTTGACCAGGCCATAAAGTATTTTTATCTAGGCCTAAATATAATCCCCCTTAGAGAAAGGGACAAGATATCAATTATCCCCTGGAGAAGGTACCAAATTGAGAAGGTAGATATAAGGGATATAGACGGTTGGTGGAGCCAGTGGCCTAATGCAAACATTGGCATTGTCACAGGTTCAATCAGCAGGCTCTTGGTGTTGGATATTGACGGGGAAGAGGGGCGCCAATCACTAAAGATCGCTTCCAAGGATGCCACGATAAACACGCCAGTTGCAAGATCTAGCAGGGGTAAGCACTATTACTTTAGGGCCAATAGGATCTTTCGCACATGCGCCGGTATTCTTCCAGGCGTTGATGTAAGATGCGAGGGAGGAATTATCGTTGCGCCTCCAAGCGTCCATCCCTCTGGCAGGGTCTACGAGTGGGAAAAGTCAATCTTTGGTAATGATTTAGAGGACACGCCTACCTGGCTATCCGAAATACTTTCTGAGAGAGAGGGTAAAGATAAGGCCAAAGAAGCTACAATCCCCTTGGGGAAAAGGAATTCCGAGCTTACAAGGATATCTGGCATATTACGAAACAAGGGCCTTTCGCCAGAGGCCGTAAGGGACACGATATCAAGGATCAATCAAATACAGTGTGAGGAGCCTCTCGGCCAGGGGGAAGTGGACAGGATAACGACAGACTTCCCGAAGAACACTTTTGCCATGACTGACCTTGGCAATTCTGAAAGATTGATCTACCACTATGGGGACGTCATAAGGTACTGCCACCTCTGGAAGAAGTGGATAGTCTGGGATGGAAAAAGGTGGCTAAAGGATGATAGCGGGGCCATATACAGACTTGCCAAGGACACTGTGCGGAGCATTAATGCAGAAGCTGCCATAGAGCAAGATTATTCCAGGAAGGGAGAGCTATCAAAGTGGGCCTTTCTCTCAGAAAGCTCCTACCGCATTGAAGCGCTTGTTAAGCTTACAACAAATGAGCTACCAATATCCCCAGATGATCTTGACAAGGACGTGTGGTTTCTGAATGTTGAAAACGGCATAATAGATCTTAGGACCGGCGAGTTCTCAGAAGACCACCTGAAAGAGAAGTTCATCACAAAGCTTGCCAATGTCAAATATGATCCAGATGCAAAATGCCCTATGTGGGAGAATTTCCTTCGTGAGATCTTCGAGGGAAACGAGGAGCTAATCGATTACATCCAGAAGGCCATCGGGTACAGCATGACATCTGATGACCGTGAGCAGGTCCTTTTCTTTCTCCACGGCCTGGGCCAGAACGGGAAGACCACATTTCTCAATATAATCATGACGATGCTGGGCGAGTATGCCAAGGATGCTGACCCATCCACCTTCATGGACAAGAAGTTTGACGGAGGCCCTAAGAATGATGTTGCAAGACTAAAGGGCGCCAGGTTTGTAAGATCATCAGAGATAGCCGAAGGCAAATACTTAGACGAGGACTTCATAAAGAGGGTGACTGGGCACGAAGGCCTCACCGCCAGATTTCTATACGGAGAGATATTTGACTTTGCCCCTAAGTTCAAACTATGGATGATCTCAAACAACAAGCCAACTATCAGGGGGAGCGACTTTGCCATCTGGCGCAGGCTTATGACCATACCCTTCAACTACCGCATTCCAAACGACAAGAGGGATAAGACCCTAGAGGCAAAGCTTGACGAGGAGCTTCCAGGCATTTGAACTGGGCCATCGCTGGCTGCATGAAGTGGCTCTCAGAAGGATTGAATCCTCCAGAGATTGTTGTCCTCGCAAACACTGAATACAAGGACGAGATGGACCCATTGAAGGACTTTCTTGATGATGTCTGCAACGTAGGCGTTATAGCAAAGACTCCTGCAGGGGAGCTTTACGGCGCATACAGGACCTACTGCTACTGCATGAGGACTGAGACCATCTCTCAGCAGTCCTTTGGCAGGAGATTGTCCCAGCTTGGCCTTAAGAAATCAAGGGAGTTTGACGGCAGGTACTGGGAAGGCATAGAGATCAACAAGGCTAGGTTTGAGCTTTTGCAGAAGAGCTACAAGGGTGAGTTTCCTGCTTAGTTTTTATGACGCTATGACGGTTATGACGCTTTTTTCCTTTAAAACTTATAATAAGGAAATTTACTTTAAAAGTTTAGTAAATTGGCATAATACCGTCATAAGCGTCATGGAAGAGGGAAAGGTGAGAGAATAACAAGAAATCTCATCGAGTACAGGGCGTATGTAGGGGATGATGAGCTGCCATGCGTTAGATTAGTCTATGGATACACACTCATGGAGGCTGACAAAGGAGAAACTATAGAGAATATTCTAGGTGAGAAGGGGGGGTATGCGATCTTAGAATACGGCGAAGATCCATGCTGGAACTATGAGTTCGTGCTGTATGTCTCCGACAGCCTCTCAATTCTAAGGCCAATATTTGATCTGCTCTGTATTGAATGTGATAAGGATCTAACTAGATCAATGGCATATACCAACTTCCTGATTCTATATTTGTGGAAGAGCAAGGAGATTAATGATATTGACAATAAAGGCGAGCATAAATTCAGAAATCAATAAGAAAAGAATAGAAAAGAAAAAAAATGATTATTTGTTTTTGTTCTTTTCAAGTATCTTCAAGAACTGGTGCATTGGGTATTCCTTTGGTATTACTGTCAAATTAAGTTTATTCCCATTGCAATCAAAAGTTGCACCTACTGTTCCTGGTCTTAAGGCCCTAAGCGTATATACAATAGTTATTGTACAATCTGAGACCTCTATATGTTCAAAATCAAAATCTAAAAGTTCAAAGTAATCACAATCAATATTAGCAATATTAAAAAAGCCACACACTTGGTTTTCTACTTTTACTGTTATTATGTCTCCCGCCTGTACTGCTGTAGGGCCATAAATCTTACAGGATTCTGGATCTGAACAAGAGTCAAGACAGGCAATCATAATGTTAATTTCTTCCCCCGGTCCACATATAGGTAACGGTGGCGCCATGATGGCCCCAATTCCAAAAGTGCTTCCAACAAATAACAAGCTTATCAGAACAGCTATTATCTTTTTCATAATGTCACCATTATAATTATATAATATGAATTTTTATTCTTTTTAAGTTTTTGTCTAACTCGATTAAGGCGTTTGCCCTAAATTCAGAATTCTGGGCATGCCTTTTGATTTTATCCTATCACTAACCCTAATTATAAGGCCAGATTCGTTAAGTATTTATCTCAAATGGTGTATTTTCCTTAAGGCACTTATACAAACATCCGGTGACTTAAGGCCTAAAAATAATAAAAAACTAAAAATTAAATAAATATCTAAAAACCAATCAATAAATATAAAATAACAATATATTTAAATTAAAATATGTAACAAATAAATAGAAATGATGCGGGGGAAGGGATTCGAACCCTCGAAGACCTGCGTCACCGGATCTTAAGTCCGGCGCCTTAGACCATGCTCGGCAACCCCCGCCTAGAAAAATATCCAAGCCTATCTCTTATAAAATTACCTGATAATATAAATCTTTAGGCAGTTTGTGTTGACACACTTGTAGCCGTCTCTTATTTTACCATCTTTGTCATTGACCGTAACTCTTCTTATCACAGATCCACAAATTTTGCAATTTCTTTCTCCAAAGGTTATATAATCGTATTCCTCGTCCTCTTCTTTATCCTCGAACTCGATATCTGCATCTGATATTTCTCTGTTTATTATATCCAACTCTCTTTCTAACTTTGTATCCTTGATTTCAGGTAAATGTTTTACACCCATTTCATCCTCTGGTTTCAAACTAAAAATTTTGGCAAGTGATGAAAAAGTTGCATAGTTATTGTATTCTATGACCATATAAGATCCATCTGGGGCGCTATCAAATGACAGTATTGCATAATCCGCTTCAATCTCATTTCTAAAGTAATCCTTGATTTTTTTAATAAATGATCCATCATTTCCTTTTAAATCCTCATTTAACAGAAGATCTTCATTGATGTATATTTCCCTACCGGCAGTATAATACTCAATATCTGCCTTATTTAAGGCTGTGACTATCTTCTTTATTCCTTCTTCAACTGTATAAGGCAGAGCTTCAACTTTTCTCATAATGATACTACCATTTATTAGAATTTAAGGTTTTCAATCATTTTGTTCTACATCGGAATTTTCAATAAGATCAAATAAGGTCTTTTTAAGATTTTTAACAGTGTCATAATTTTCTATTTCTTTTGGATATATCCATGCAAACGTGTCATGTTCCCAATCTATTTTTATTTCATCCCCTTTGAATAAGAAAAGGAATGGGTTAATTGACCATATGGTGTTGTTTGTACTATCGATTACATCAAAAGGTATCCCGATTTTAAGAAGTTCCAAATAGGTACTACCAACACCTGTTTCCTCTTGTATTTCTCTCAAAGCAGCTTCAAGGCTATTTTCATCTTCAATAAAACCAGAAATACCTGCCCATTTACCCCTAAAAGTGCCAACTTTGTCACTTCTTTTTAGAATAAGGATTTTGTTATCTTTAAATAAAAATGAAGTAACAATTTCTTTTCTCTTCATAAAAGAAATAAATAAAGTATATTAAAAAAAGTATCTAAATAACTGGGGCAAAAGAATGAATTTATTGCTTTCTAGCCTTTCTTTTCATTCTTCTCATTTTCTTCTTAACGTGTCTCCAGCGCATTCTGCCTTTCTTTTTCCATTTTCGTGGCCTTTTGCCCATTATATCCCTCAAGGAATTTATTTTTTCATTGTTATTTCGATAGTACTTACTGCTCTCTGTTCGACTTGCTCAGTCCCAATCTTTATATCGGTAATTTTTGCATCAGGAATGAATCTGCTTTTTACTATTTCTGCAGTGTCTACAGCAGTAGATATACTTCTTCCCCTAGCTTTTATGGTTATCTCATTCTCACCGGCATTAAACCCGGTGACTATAGCAAGAACATACGCCATTGCTTTTTTCTTTCCTACGAGTACATCCATAATATCCCTCAAATCATTGTTCAATGTAAAACGCTAGAGAACTAGCATGAAAAAGTTTCGTTGCCTATTTATATACTTTTTGGTTAATTTCGCAATTACCTTAAAAATAAGTATTTCTAAAGTAATTATAAATTATTTATCAAATATGCATATCTTTATATTTCCGATACGACTACATTGATATTTTCCTGATCAAGTAATATACCTCTCCAAAATACTTTAGTGTTTATAGAAAATCTGGTCTGATAACTGCCAGGTGAAACTTTTGATTTAAGTAAAAAAGATTTTGATATTCTTTTATTTGCTGGAAGCGGGTCTTGAAAAATGAATTTGTAACCACCATATATCCTCTCAGAAGGATACTTATCGACAGATTCGATTTCTAAATCGGGATAATCGCATACGAATTCTATCCAGTAATCTCCTTCTTTGAAAATTTGATCAGATTCAATCTCTATCATTAAAAGTCCATTTTGACCATCCTTTAGTGATAACTCTGTCTTTAGAATTCCCCCAAGATCTATTCTCTTAATATCAAATTTTGGCCTGTATACCTGAACAGTTGTTTTCACTGTTACTTCATTCATTTGAGTGCCTTCATAATTCTTGTATTTAATCTTAAATTCAAGTGGTATATTTTTTCTTGTTTCAGATAATTTTAGGACTTCTTTTTCTGCAACAACTTTAAACTTTATAACAGAAGTTTTGCCTTTCTCCAATAATAATGGTGGCTCAGCCTCTAGAATAACAGTAAAAGGTGATACCTCTTCAACTTCTATTTCTATAGCATTGCTCTTCCCTTTATTTTGTAAAGTTAGAATACCTATTTCTTCGTTTGTTATGAGCATATTAGATGTTAAAACATCAACACTTCCTGATATTTTAGGATTTTCTTTGAAATTAAAGATAGTGTCTTGGCCCAAATATAGTATCCCAACTATCAAAACTACTGCAATTACTATGAATATCCACTTTTTATTGATATTCATAAACATCGTAACCCATTATAGTTTAAAAGTTTATCTTATAAAATTGTTTATTTATAATTTCCAGTTTTCGGTATTTGAAATTATATTCTTAGTTATCTATAAACGTACCCCAAATTTTATAAACACTAAAAAATTAATCTCTCTGGTGTCTTATGACAGCGGAAGCGCTTTATGAAAGATTATTAGAAACAATTTCTGAAGATGAACTAAAAGAAAGAATTGATAAAAAAATTCAATCTGTCGGTGGACTTTTATCAGAAGAAGGGGCGTTACTCTTAATAGCCGGTGAATTAGGGGTAACTTATGAAGAAATTCCTAAAGAAAAAAAACACTTTTTTATCTCAGATATTAATGAAGGGATGCAACACGTAGATATCAGTGGCAGAATAATGAGAATTTTTGATGTCAATACTTTCCAGAGAAAGACTGGTACAGAAGGAAGAGTTCAGAATATTGTAATTGCAGATAAAACTGGGAGCATTAGGATTGTTTTTTGGGATGATCAGATAGATAAGCTTAAGCAATTTAAGAGAGGCGACGTTGTTACAGTTAGAAATGGTTATTTAAGAAAAGGACTTAACAATGAGTTTGAGATTAGCCTTGGAAAAGACGGAGTTATTTCTAGCGGTCAAGATAGTCCAGATTACCCTCCCATAAATTATGTTAAAATTAAAATCAGAGACATTGAAGACAAGATGAGTAACATAGATGTTACTGGCAGAGTTTCTGCAATCTTTGGCATAAAGGAATTTGCTAAAAAAGATGGGTCTGTTGGAAAAGTTGGTAACTTCATGATCATGGACGACACAGGAGAAATAAGAGTTACTCTATGGGATAAAAAAGCAGAATTACTAAATACTCTTTTCAAAAATGATATTATTACTATTGAAAATGCATATTCCAAGATGGGATTAAATTCTGTTGAAATTAATCTTGGTTTTTCATCTAATGTTGTGCATGAAAAGACTGAAAGAGAAGATATCCCAAAATCAGAATCTTCGACAGTTTCTATATCTGATCTTAAAGAAAATATGAGAGGTATCACTATAGAGGGATACGTAAAAGAGGTATATGATACAAGAACATTTACGAGAGAAAGTGGAACAGGAAAAGTTGGTAGATTTTTATTAAGTGACAATTCTCATGAACTTAAAGTAGTGTTATGGGACGATAAAGCGGAATTATTGACAACTTTAGTGCCCGGTATTAAAATAAGAATTGAATCTTGTAACATAAGATTTAATAATGGTCTTGAAGCCCATCTTGGACTCGGTTCAAGAATACAATCTTTTGATAATGAAGAGAAAATAGATGAAAAGAAAATAGCCGATCACAGTTTATCCGACGATGTTAATGTTTTAGCAAGAGTCGATGGCATTGAAGGTGATTTCTTAGTCATTATCGATGAGTCTGGTAGCGTCCCTCTTTCTTTGGGCCAAATAACAAATAAGAATTTTAATATTGGCGATTCTGTCAAAGTGATTGGAAAACTTGAAAAAGATTCAGATGTCTTGTTTATTAAAGCAACTTCTATTGAAAAGGGAGAATATAGTATTCCAAGCCTTGAATCTATTAAAAATCCCCCTTCCAAAACAATAGATGAATTATCAAATAATGATTATTGTATAATTACTCCTTTGATAAAACATATTGTTAGTGAAGAAAATAACTATATTGTTATTTGTGATGACGGTTATGGCAGTATTAGAGGTAAGATTAAAAAGGAAGTACAACCTTGGAAGGAATACGATATTAAAGCTAGAATTTATGAGAATAATAACTTGAAAGAGTTTTATGGGTATGATATTAAAGAGATAAACCCTGTTTCCAAGGCTAAAGATATCTTTGTGGTGATTTAATGGAAAAAATAAAAGATCTGGAAGACCTTCCAGGTATAGGGCCTAAAACTGCAGAAAAGTTAAAAGAGGCCGGATTTAGAACTGTAGAATCAATAGCTGTAGCTTCACCAAAAGAATTATTTGAAATTGCAGAAATTGGTGAAAGCTCTGCATCCAAGATAATCGAAGCTGCCAGAGAAGCCGCCGATGTAGGTGGATTTTTTACAGCAAATGAACTTTTAGAAAAACGTAAATTTATTGGAAGAATAACTTCAGGTAGTAAAAGATTAGATGAACTCATAGCCGGTGGATTTGAGTCACAATCAATAATCGAAGCTTTTGGAGAATTTGGCTCAGGTAAAAGTCAGATTGGACACCAACTTTGTGTAAATGTACAATTACCAATTGAAAAAGGCGGTCTTGACGCCGGTGCTATATTCATAGATACAGAAAGTACATTTAGACCTGAAAGGATTATACAGATGGCAAAAGGAGTTGGGCTTGACCCTACTGAAGTTCTGAATAAGATTAGGGTGGCTAGAGCATTTAATTCAGATCATCAAATGTTACTTACTGAAAAAACAGTAGAATTGATAGAAGCAGAAAAAATAAAGTTGTTAGTTATAGATTCTCTAACTTCTTCATTTAGGTCAGAGTATGTTGGAAGAGGAACTCTGGCTGAAAGACAGCAGAAACTCGCAAGACATTTGAGAACTTTACACAATATCGCATCTAACCAAGATGTTTGTGTTTTTGTTACAAATCAAGTTTCTGCAAAACCTGATGCTTTTTTTGGAGACCCAACAAGACCTATTGGAGGGCATATACTTGGGCACTCATCTACAATTAGACTATATCTAAGAAAAGCAAAAGGTGGGCAAAGGATAGCAAGACTCGTAGATTCTCCAAATTTGCCGGAGGGCGAAGCAATATTCTTTGTAACTGAAAATGGAATCGAAGACAAATAGGTGATTCATTGAAAAACGGAGATTTTGTTGAAATACAATATGTTGGAAAAATCAAAGAAACAGGAAAAATCTTTGATGTAACTGATGAAACAAAAGCAAAACAAGCCAACGTATATAAAGAGGGAACTAAATACGAACCCATACAGGTAATAGTCGGCGCCGGTCATGTAATTAAAGGATTGGATGAGTCCCTCTTGGATATAGAAGTTGGAGAAACAAAAACTTTTGATATAAATCCTGAAAAAGGATTCGGAAAAAGAGATTCATCTCTATTGCAGATAATACACTTGAACGATTTTAAAAAACACGGTATTTTTCCAAGAGCGGGATTAAAAATAGAAATTAATGGTCATTGGGCGACCGTGAGAAGTGTTTCAAGTGGTAGAGTAAAACTTGATTTTAATCATCCATTATCGGGCAAAACACTCTTATACGAAGTAACAATTCTTAAAAAAATTGATGATTTGACTGAAAAGATTCATGCTATCTTAAAAGTTAGGGCTCCAGGGATAGATGTTTCATCCCAAAAAATTACTTTTGAAGAAGAAAAAGTAAACATAGATCTTAAAGGGATTAATCCACCATATAAAACCTCTCTTGAAGAGTTTATTAAATCAGATATTTCTACTTACATCCCAGAAATAAAAGAATCATCAATTAGTTTCATTGATTAAGCATATATTTTTTTTATTTTATTACCTCAATGTTTATATTTATAAAAGTTAAATTATGTTAGATATAATGGATAAAATAAAAGCCCTAATGATTTCAATTGAAATTCCCACTTTTACATATCTTGTTTCTTTTATTGCAGTGTATGTCAGAGAAATTATTAATGGTGAGTATCCTGAAATAATGATAGAACTCCTTATAATAAACTCTATTCTATTTATTCTTTTTTTTGTTTTAGTCTACACAATAGGGCACGTTGGTTATTCTAAAAGATTAGAGGCAAAAGAAAAAGAAATGGAAAAGTACCCTATTTTTTATGGTAAAAAAATAAGTGAAAAAAGAGATAAATATATTAGATGATTTAGTTGCAACACCAGTTTCCTGATGAAGCCTGAAGTCCAAAAGTGTCAGTATTCGTTCCCGATGTGTTGAAATCGTAGTTTAGTGTTATTGGTATTTCAATCCTTCTTCCACATCCATATCCTGCAAAATTGACATACATAGTATAGCTTAAAGAATGGTCTGAGCCTGTAGAAGCAGTTCTTGATGTTGGTGTTATACTAACAGTAAAACATCTGTTACGATATTCACACTCTGCAAGATTATTCTGTAAAGATGCTATCGATATATCTTTTGCCTTTATGTCTGCCTCAAGTCTTGATACTTTCGATGTTAATGACAAAACTTCTCTTTGGAGAAGTCTGATAGTTGCATCACTATCTCCCTTGACCTTTTCTAGTTCTCTTTCTATGTCCGTTACTTCGCTTTGGTAGCTACTTTTCTCTGCTTCAAGTACACTTTTTTCGTATTGAAGCTTTGATATTTGGCCTTTTAAGGAAGATGTTTCCGTAATAAGGTCTGAGTTTGTCGAAGTTAAAGCTAAATTTGAATTATATAGAAATGCCATACCTGCAACAGACCCTGCAAAAAGAATACCGAGAATTAAGATGATCGCTATGGCAACTGTACCAAATTCACTTTTTTTCTCAGATTCTTTAACTTTATCTCTTTCTTCTCTTGTAGAAACTAATTCTTTTTTGAGATTTTCATTTTCCTGATTGATGGTATTAAATTTGGATTCTAGTTCGTCCTTTTTTTGTTTGTATTCTCTAGCCTTCTTTTCCCATCTTCTGGAATATTTTTTCCATCTAGCTTCTTCTGCCATTAAAGTCCCCCCTCCTCAATAGCATTAATAAACTCTGTATAAGACATAGCTTGAAACTTAATGTATTCAGTTATGACATTTGCAAAATCTTCGTTTCCTTGACCTCTATAAGTAATTGCTTTTCTTTGAAGCTCTTTTAGAGAATCAGGACTAAAAGGTGAACCTTTGTACACATCAGAACCAAAGAAAGAGTTCCATTCATTCTCAAATCTTGTTAAAATAACTTCTAAAGATTCGTCGAATATTTGATCATCATTTTTAGCATATATTGAGAATAGAGTTGTTGCAAGATATCTATGTTCATCATAAGATATTAACGCCATTTCTTTATATAAATTTGAATAATTTGAGGATTGGCCCATATAGGTTTCCGATATTATTTTTAGTTTTGCCTGTGTTTCATCTAACCCATTTCCTTTAACTTCATTAAGATCTTCATTTGCTTGTTTTATATATTCGCCTGAATTTGCAATATATCTAAGATTTGAAGTCTCTGCTGCATCCTCGATATATTTTTGTGAACGCGTTAGATTGTATTCAAGGATAAGAACGTTAAACATGTCCTTTCTATCTTCAGGTATCAGTTTAAGAGAGTTCATTATCTCTAGAGCCTTATTCAAATTTTCTTCTTTATTTCCTCTGTCACTTTCTATGATGCCTTTTAATGCAAAATTAATAGACATCTTAGGATTAGTAACTGCGGTATCCTTTGCAAGAAGGAGATATGGATTTTCTGGATCAATCCTTTCTAGATATGAAATCGCAGAAGTTGTGGCAGATTCGTAGTCCTCAGAAAGTATTCCAATAGGTAATGATAGTATTAGCAACGTTGGTATTAAGATTAGCAAAGATATTTTGATTGTTTTATTCATTTTTACCACATATTTAATAGTTTGAAACGATATAAAAGCATTATCTTGAAACGGTTTTATCGAAAGTTTCAGAAAATGAAACAGTCAATTTTAATAATCTAAATAGAAATTATGTATTATGGGCTATAAAGGGGCATGTAGAAAGCTATCTGAAGAGTTCTTGGAAGGAAAGATAAAAAATTCCAGAGAACTTGAGTTAAAGAAATCAGAAATTTCGAGTGCCTTTAATTTGGACAGGACCCCTAGAAATTCAGATATTTTGGAGTATCTTAAAGATAGGCAAGAAGAGTTTCTGAGGATTCTAATTAAAAGACCAATAAGGACTATGTCTGGGGTAGCTGTCATTGCAGTAATGCCTTTACCCAGTAAATGTCCACATGGGAGGTGCATATACTGCCCGGGAGATGCAGTAAATACTCCTCAAAGTTATACTGGAAAAGAACCTGCAACAATGAGGGCTATTAATTTTAGATTTCATCCTTTTCTTCAAACATTTCATAGATTAAAACAGCTTTATAACACAGGTCATGAAATTGATAAAGTTGAACTAATTATAATGGGAGGAACATTCCCCTCACAATCTTTTGATTACCAAGAATATTTCATTAGAGAATGTCTAAACGCAATGAATTATTTTGACCCTGAGGCGGATGAAACAACTTTAGACAATATGTTTGATCTTAATTACGTTAATACTTCTCTAGAGAATAGGTTTAGCCATAAAAGTAATTCTAATGATTTTGCATCTTATATCTTAGCAGATGAACCACTGACTTTAGACAAAGCTCAAAAAATAAATGAAAAATCAAAAATAAGATGTATTGGGATGACCTTTGAAACAAGACCTGACTGGGCAAAAGAAGTTCACTGTGATAGAATGCTTTCTTATGGGGGCACTAGAGTTGAACTGGGCGTTCAAATTATTTCTGATGAAATATACCAAAAAGTTAATCGAGGACACACAGTTAACGATGTCGTTCAAGCTACAAGGATCCTAAAGGACGCAGGATTTAAGATAAACTATCACATGATGCCAGGATTGCCTGGATCTTCATTTGAAAAAGACATAGATACTTTTAGAACAATATTTTCTAACAAATTATTCATGCCCGATATGGTGAAGTTCTATTCATGCCTTGTCCTAGAAGGAACAGAATTATACGACATGTGGGAAAAAGGTGAATATGTACCTTACACCACTGAAGAAGCAATGGAACTTATACTGAAGATCAAGGAGTTCATGCCTAAATGGGTAAGGACCATGAGGATACAGAGAGATATACCATCTACACTTGTCCAAGCCGGAGTGAAACGATCTAATCTCGGGCAGATGATTGAAGAAGAGCTGAAAATACGAAATATACAGTGCAAATGTGTCAGATGCAGGGAAGTCG is part of the Methanofastidiosum sp. genome and encodes:
- a CDS encoding bifunctional DNA primase/polymerase, with translation RAYDDVPERVWINPLFDQAIKYFYLGLNIIPLRERDKISIIPWRRYQIEKVDIRDIDGWWSQWPNANIGIVTGSISRLLVLDIDGEEGRQSLKIASKDATINTPVARSSRGKHYYFRANRIFRTCAGILPGVDVRCEGGIIVAPPSVHPSGRVYEWEKSIFGNDLEDTPTWLSEILSEREGKDKAKEATIPLGKRNSELTRISGILRNKGLSPEAVRDTISRINQIQCEEPLGQGEVDRITTDFPKNTFAMTDLGNSERLIYHYGDVIRYCHLWKKWIVWDGKRWLKDDSGAIYRLAKDTVRSINAEAAIEQDYSRKGELSKWAFLSESSYRIEALVKLTTNELPISPDDLDKDVWFLNVENGIIDLRTGEFSEDHLKEKFITKLANVKYDPDAKCPMWENFLREIFEGNEELIDYIQKAIGYSMTSDDREQVLFFLHGLGQNGKTTFLNIIMTMLGEYAKDADPSTFMDKKFDGGPKNDVARLKGARFVRSSEIAEGKYLDEDFIKRVTGHEGLTARFLYGEIFDFAPKFKLWMISNNKPTIRGSDFAIWRRLMTIPFNYRIPNDKRDKTLEAKLDEELPGI
- a CDS encoding NUDIX domain-containing protein, yielding MKRKEIVTSFLFKDNKILILKRSDKVGTFRGKWAGISGFIEDENSLEAALREIQEETGVGSTYLELLKIGIPFDVIDSTNNTIWSINPFLFLFKGDEIKIDWEHDTFAWIYPKEIENYDTVKNLKKTLFDLIENSDVEQND
- the albA gene encoding DNA-binding protein Alba, whose translation is MDVLVGKKKAMAYVLAIVTGFNAGENEITIKARGRSISTAVDTAEIVKSRFIPDAKITDIKIGTEQVEQRAVSTIEITMKK
- a CDS encoding DUF3127 domain-containing protein, producing the protein MTAEALYERLLETISEDELKERIDKKIQSVGGLLSEEGALLLIAGELGVTYEEIPKEKKHFFISDINEGMQHVDISGRIMRIFDVNTFQRKTGTEGRVQNIVIADKTGSIRIVFWDDQIDKLKQFKRGDVVTVRNGYLRKGLNNEFEISLGKDGVISSGQDSPDYPPINYVKIKIRDIEDKMSNIDVTGRVSAIFGIKEFAKKDGSVGKVGNFMIMDDTGEIRVTLWDKKAELLNTLFKNDIITIENAYSKMGLNSVEINLGFSSNVVHEKTEREDIPKSESSTVSISDLKENMRGITIEGYVKEVYDTRTFTRESGTGKVGRFLLSDNSHELKVVLWDDKAELLTTLVPGIKIRIESCNIRFNNGLEAHLGLGSRIQSFDNEEKIDEKKIADHSLSDDVNVLARVDGIEGDFLVIIDESGSVPLSLGQITNKNFNIGDSVKVIGKLEKDSDVLFIKATSIEKGEYSIPSLESIKNPPSKTIDELSNNDYCIITPLIKHIVSEENNYIVICDDGYGSIRGKIKKEVQPWKEYDIKARIYENNNLKEFYGYDIKEINPVSKAKDIFVVI
- the radA gene encoding DNA repair and recombination protein RadA, encoding MEKIKDLEDLPGIGPKTAEKLKEAGFRTVESIAVASPKELFEIAEIGESSASKIIEAAREAADVGGFFTANELLEKRKFIGRITSGSKRLDELIAGGFESQSIIEAFGEFGSGKSQIGHQLCVNVQLPIEKGGLDAGAIFIDTESTFRPERIIQMAKGVGLDPTEVLNKIRVARAFNSDHQMLLTEKTVELIEAEKIKLLVIDSLTSSFRSEYVGRGTLAERQQKLARHLRTLHNIASNQDVCVFVTNQVSAKPDAFFGDPTRPIGGHILGHSSTIRLYLRKAKGGQRIARLVDSPNLPEGEAIFFVTENGIEDK
- a CDS encoding peptidylprolyl isomerase, with protein sequence MKNGDFVEIQYVGKIKETGKIFDVTDETKAKQANVYKEGTKYEPIQVIVGAGHVIKGLDESLLDIEVGETKTFDINPEKGFGKRDSSLLQIIHLNDFKKHGIFPRAGLKIEINGHWATVRSVSSGRVKLDFNHPLSGKTLLYEVTILKKIDDLTEKIHAILKVRAPGIDVSSQKITFEEEKVNIDLKGINPPYKTSLEEFIKSDISTYIPEIKESSISFID
- a CDS encoding tRNA uridine(34) 5-carboxymethylaminomethyl modification radical SAM/GNAT enzyme Elp3, with the protein product MGYKGACRKLSEEFLEGKIKNSRELELKKSEISSAFNLDRTPRNSDILEYLKDRQEEFLRILIKRPIRTMSGVAVIAVMPLPSKCPHGRCIYCPGDAVNTPQSYTGKEPATMRAINFRFHPFLQTFHRLKQLYNTGHEIDKVELIIMGGTFPSQSFDYQEYFIRECLNAMNYFDPEADETTLDNMFDLNYVNTSLENRFSHKSNSNDFASYILADEPLTLDKAQKINEKSKIRCIGMTFETRPDWAKEVHCDRMLSYGGTRVELGVQIISDEIYQKVNRGHTVNDVVQATRILKDAGFKINYHMMPGLPGSSFEKDIDTFRTIFSNKLFMPDMVKFYSCLVLEGTELYDMWEKGEYVPYTTEEAMELILKIKEFMPKWVRTMRIQRDIPSTLVQAGVKRSNLGQMIEEELKIRNIQCKCVRCREVGRKAHKEGIYPELQDIKLLTESYEASEGLEYFISFEDVKRDILIGYARLRKPSEYAHRKEISKVPTGLIRELHVYGGLIGIGDKKESGWQHQGYGRKLLLESERIAKEELDLKKMVIISGIGAREYYRKFKYKKEGPYMSKFI